ACTACCGAGAAGTCGTGCAAACGATAGGTTGCATAATTCAGCGTCGAACTACTGCCGCCAAGCGCTATAGACTTCAGTGACCAATCCCTGTCTGTCAACGATTGCAAGGGATGGCGGAGTTCAAGCTTATGAATGGTACCCCATGCCCATTGCGTAGCATCCGCCCCCATCAAAGAGGCGCATTCAGCCCAGGCATCGGTGAGACTTTGTTGAATAGCCACAATATGCCTGGGAGATGTTTCCGCCTTTTCCAGCCATGACACAATGCTAGGTGAATCAAATGGCATGAGCAGCGATGCAACATCCGGGGCAGCACCCTCGGCCTTTGCAACAAGTGGACCAAGGTACTTGTTCAACCAGATTTCAAAAAGCCCTGCCGGTGCAGATCTTGCCGAAAGGTCCGCATCCCAATCGCGAAGAAGTAACACAGCCGGGTCATCACTATGCTGGAACAGCACCTTGAGGCTTTCAAGTGCCCGCGCGGCAATGGGCGAAAAAGTGCAGGCTTGCAGGCGCACACAGTCTTCAAGCGATATTGGCGCTTTGCGCGAAAGCGCTTGATGCAAGGTGTCGTGACGACTGCTATCAAGCCATTCATAACCAATCGCCGGATTAGCAGCTGTCCACGCATCAGGCACATTCATGGCGTTGGCGGTCGCGATAAAGCCGCGTTGCGGATTAACTTCAGCAGGGCCAGACTGCGGAGCCAGATAACCATTCCACTCATAACGCCCATCACCTGGGACAGGTAAAAGTCCGTCCCAGTTCTCACGAACAGGCGTGGCGCCTGAAGGCTTCCATGCAATGGTGTTTGTTGTATCTGCATAGATGTGATTAACCGACGGACATCCCCAACCATCCAGTGCGTTGGCATAGTCAGCATAGTTTTTCGCCCGCATGACGGACAGGCTGGCCATATAAGGTGCCATGCCCGCATCCATCCAGACTGTGCGCAGACCAAAGGCGCGGTTGTTCGCTTTATCCTCATAGAGTACAGGACCATGCCGCGTGAATTTGAGTTCGACGGTTTGATCCGGATGCCCTTTAACAGGGATGGCTTCAGTAAGCGTCGTGAACTTCTCCCAACTGCCTTGATAGGCATATTGGTCGTGGTTGTTTTCATCGGTCTGGTAGACGTAAATGTCTTCCTGATCGGCTCCAAAGATTGTGAGGCCAAAGGCTGCGGTGCCGTTATGCCCCATGGAAATTCCGGGAACCATAGGCTCGCCTGCGCCAATCACATCAAGGCCCGGCATGGTCAGATGAACGACGTAGCGGATGGATGGCAAACCATGGGTCCGATGCGGATCGAGTGCCAGTATCGGTCGCCCGGTCGTGGTCTTTTCAGCTGCGATTGCCCAATTATTGGACCCCTCTTCAAAAGAGGCGCGTGCGATGTCGCCGGATGCCGAAACAACCGTCCAGAGAACTGCTTCATCAAGTGTTGCGGCCAAGCGTTCTTTGGAGAAGGTGGCGGGACTGACTGCAAGCTGGAAGTCACGCAAAACCCTGTCAGTCATGATGTTGGGGTCAAAGCCATCAACCGGCTTTGGCACCACGCCATGCGACAATTCCTTGCGCAACTGATCGAGCTTACCACCTAGCTCCACACCCGCTTTTGCCATGACTTTTGAACGCAAAAGCTCGGATGATGCATTGCGTGTCAGTGAATGGGTGCGTACGCGCACAACGTCTTCAGCACACCAACGATCAGGCTTGTGACCGAGGAGAGAGAACTCCGGTGGAAGCGCCCTTTCGCCTACTTCACAGGCATCGATATATGCATTGATGCCTTGAGCAAAAGCCGTGCATATCTGTTCCGAATCCGGACCATAGGCCTTCCATTCCGGTGCCATATCTCCGCGATAAAGTAGCAGACGCGCGGCCCTATCCTGCTCAAGATAGCCGGGGCCAAAATCGCGCGCCAGCAGGCCAAGTCCGCGCTTGCGTGCTATGTCGATCTGCCAAAGCCGATCGCGCGCGGCATTAAAACCCTGCGCGAAAAACAGATCATGCAGATTTTCCGCCCTGATATGGGCGACGCCCCATTGATCCACGTTGATCGTGACTTCGCTCAGCAAACCCGCAATGCGGGTTGCCGTTGATCTTGTAGCATCGGCCATGGCCGCACCTCTGGCTGTTATTCCAGTGAGAGAAACAGACCCGCATGAAGGCGAGCACGTTCGACCAGACTGTCTTCGAAAATATGCTCGCCCAGCGTATGCAGACCTTCACCACGCACACCAATGGAATCGATTGTTGGCACGCCAAGCGCGCCGGTAAAATTACCATCCGAGCCGCCGCCCGAACTTTGCACCGACATGGTGAAGCCGATCTCTTTTGCAATATTATTCGCAAAGTTGAAAAGCTTCATATCCTGTGGCTGACCCGGCTCCCAAACAGGACGGGTAACGCCGCGGGTGACGATCAATTCAACCCCGTCTTTATCTCCGCCAAGCGCCATGATCCGCGCAACGCCGTCTTCAAGGTCTTTCTGCGTTTTGGCCATGCTAAGCGCTTCGGCATTACAGCTTGACGACACGCAATTGACCCATTGGCCCGCATGAATAACACCTACAGAGAAGGTGCAATCATCTGTGGTGAGTGCTTCGATTTCGATGATTTTTTCAGCCATACGACGAATTGCCGAGCGGCCTTCTTTGAGCAGCCAACCGGCGTGGCTTGGCTTGCCGACAGTCTCAAGATTGTATCGCGCGATTGCATAACGACCCACAACCGCGCCGCCATCACGCAGTGCAGGTTCCGGCACCAGCACATATTTGTTCTTGAGCGCTTCCTGCTCTATCAGATCGCGGGTCGACGGTGTGCCGACTTCTTCATCCGGTGTCAAAAGAAACGTAACGGGAAGCTTTGTTGCGAGCCCGCTGCGAGCAATCTCGCGCATGGCTTCAAGCGCCACGAAATTACCACCCTTCATATCCTGAATGCCGGGGCCGTAAAGCTTACCGTCCTCGCGGCGATAGGGATTGATGTTGAGCACACCGATCGGATGAACCGTATCAAGATGACCTGACACCAGAATACCCGGCTTGCCCTGATCCTTGTGCGGGAAACGAGCGCGCAGGGAGCCGCCGAACCCCATGCGACCCGGAATGAATTCAATCGTTGCACCTGCCGCA
This DNA window, taken from Brucella pseudogrignonensis, encodes the following:
- a CDS encoding M20/M25/M40 family metallo-hydrolase; the encoded protein is MSTHELPFNLDDMIARLRPWIETESPTFDASAVNRMVEVAAYDFAAAGATIEFIPGRMGFGGSLRARFPHKDQGKPGILVSGHLDTVHPIGVLNINPYRREDGKLYGPGIQDMKGGNFVALEAMREIARSGLATKLPVTFLLTPDEEVGTPSTRDLIEQEALKNKYVLVPEPALRDGGAVVGRYAIARYNLETVGKPSHAGWLLKEGRSAIRRMAEKIIEIEALTTDDCTFSVGVIHAGQWVNCVSSSCNAEALSMAKTQKDLEDGVARIMALGGDKDGVELIVTRGVTRPVWEPGQPQDMKLFNFANNIAKEIGFTMSVQSSGGGSDGNFTGALGVPTIDSIGVRGEGLHTLGEHIFEDSLVERARLHAGLFLSLE
- a CDS encoding penicillin acylase family protein, with protein sequence MADATRSTATRIAGLLSEVTINVDQWGVAHIRAENLHDLFFAQGFNAARDRLWQIDIARKRGLGLLARDFGPGYLEQDRAARLLLYRGDMAPEWKAYGPDSEQICTAFAQGINAYIDACEVGERALPPEFSLLGHKPDRWCAEDVVRVRTHSLTRNASSELLRSKVMAKAGVELGGKLDQLRKELSHGVVPKPVDGFDPNIMTDRVLRDFQLAVSPATFSKERLAATLDEAVLWTVVSASGDIARASFEEGSNNWAIAAEKTTTGRPILALDPHRTHGLPSIRYVVHLTMPGLDVIGAGEPMVPGISMGHNGTAAFGLTIFGADQEDIYVYQTDENNHDQYAYQGSWEKFTTLTEAIPVKGHPDQTVELKFTRHGPVLYEDKANNRAFGLRTVWMDAGMAPYMASLSVMRAKNYADYANALDGWGCPSVNHIYADTTNTIAWKPSGATPVRENWDGLLPVPGDGRYEWNGYLAPQSGPAEVNPQRGFIATANAMNVPDAWTAANPAIGYEWLDSSRHDTLHQALSRKAPISLEDCVRLQACTFSPIAARALESLKVLFQHSDDPAVLLLRDWDADLSARSAPAGLFEIWLNKYLGPLVAKAEGAAPDVASLLMPFDSPSIVSWLEKAETSPRHIVAIQQSLTDAWAECASLMGADATQWAWGTIHKLELRHPLQSLTDRDWSLKSIALGGSSSTLNYATYRLHDFSVVAGPSVRMVIDVGDWDNSLFVNNPGQSGVPGSHNYSNIHENWLNAKSVPLIYSEPAIARATQKKITLKPL